A genomic stretch from Terriglobales bacterium includes:
- a CDS encoding carboxypeptidase regulatory-like domain-containing protein: MGSKSWALSRSIFLLILLILLFTNYLFGQTPSGTLRGQVSDPSGAVVQSATVTAKSESGQATSTKTGKLGTYEIKGLAPGKYTVSAAAKGFAVSANDVEVVAGKEQKLDVHLEIAVEQQQVAVEETQTKVDIGSENNASAVVIKGKDLEALSDDPDELSSELQALAGPAAGPNGGQMYIDGFSGGTLPPKASIREIRVNQNPFSAQYDRLGYGRIEIFTKPGTDKFHGQLMFRDSPTGLSAANPFAFPLRPTYSAQQVEGNIGGPINKNGSFFLNVEDRNTQDHRITTPFLSLDANNKAVAFPQAVSYPGAGIEISPRFDYQITANNTLTTRFEYNRNHSDNALGTLSLPEQAYNTRSSEINAQVSDTQIVNSKTVNETRFQYVRNISSQRAQSFSPQISVLGAFNSGGNPIGRSSTSQDHYELQNYTSMSLGNHFVRFGGRLRGTAETDNFIQNFNGTYTFSSLNAYLTTLQGLGPGPTQFSINTGNPRTSNTSVDAGLYVEEDWKIRPDLMFSHGLRFETQNDIHDHADFAPRVGVAWAPGGTKNASPKTVLRAGFGLFYDRFGQNLVLQALRQNGINQQQFTVDSLTPNAGAILGFYPNIPPISLLTSTPALSVRHIDTKLHAPYTMQFATSVERQLTKTANLSITYLHSRGVHQLLSRNINTPLPGAPSVIYPLGQQGNVYQYQSEGIFNQNQLITSFNVRGRVLSLFGFYMLNYAKSNTSGAGSFPSNEYDLGQDYGRTGYDIHHRIFFGGSISMPYGFRLNPFMVVNSGAPFNIYTGTDLNGDSVIGNDRPAFATSATLQQNLVPTRFGTFDLNPSLGQKIIPINFGTEPARYSLNTRLSKTFGFGGSSSQARSGGNGGPGGGGPGGGGPRMGGGGEGRGGGGEGIGRGGFGGGGGGGGSEQRYNLTFTVGAFNLFNHTNLGDPIGNVSSSTFGFVKTLTGPPFTPPNTFATNRRVDLQVNFSF; encoded by the coding sequence ATGGGGTCCAAAAGCTGGGCATTATCACGATCTATCTTCCTTCTTATACTTCTTATTCTGCTGTTCACGAATTATTTGTTTGGGCAAACTCCTTCCGGGACCCTGCGTGGGCAGGTGAGTGACCCTTCGGGCGCCGTGGTGCAGTCCGCTACCGTAACGGCCAAGAGCGAGTCCGGGCAAGCAACTAGTACGAAGACAGGCAAGTTGGGGACCTACGAAATCAAGGGGCTCGCGCCGGGCAAGTACACAGTCAGCGCCGCCGCTAAAGGTTTTGCGGTGTCCGCGAATGATGTGGAGGTGGTCGCGGGGAAAGAGCAGAAGCTCGATGTTCATCTGGAGATTGCAGTCGAGCAACAGCAAGTCGCGGTGGAAGAGACCCAGACCAAGGTGGACATTGGCTCTGAAAATAATGCCAGTGCGGTGGTCATCAAAGGAAAAGACCTGGAAGCTCTCTCCGACGATCCCGACGAGCTGTCATCGGAACTGCAGGCGCTGGCTGGCCCGGCCGCGGGGCCCAATGGCGGCCAGATGTATATTGATGGATTTAGCGGCGGCACACTTCCGCCCAAGGCGTCAATCCGTGAGATCAGGGTGAATCAAAATCCCTTCTCGGCACAGTATGACCGGCTCGGTTATGGCCGCATTGAAATCTTCACCAAACCGGGAACAGACAAGTTTCATGGCCAACTGATGTTCAGGGACAGCCCTACTGGTCTCAGCGCTGCTAATCCATTCGCATTTCCACTCAGGCCTACTTATAGTGCGCAACAGGTCGAAGGCAATATCGGCGGCCCAATCAACAAGAACGGCTCATTTTTTCTGAATGTGGAAGACCGCAACACGCAGGATCACAGGATTACAACCCCATTCCTCTCTCTGGATGCGAACAATAAGGCGGTCGCCTTTCCGCAAGCAGTGTCTTACCCCGGCGCGGGTATTGAAATCTCTCCGCGATTCGATTACCAGATCACTGCAAACAACACGCTGACAACCCGCTTCGAATACAACCGCAACCACTCCGATAACGCATTGGGAACGCTCTCGCTACCTGAGCAGGCCTACAATACCCGCAGCTCCGAGATCAACGCACAGGTGAGCGACACGCAGATTGTAAATTCTAAAACCGTCAACGAGACCCGCTTTCAATATGTGCGCAACATCAGTTCCCAAAGGGCACAAAGCTTTTCGCCGCAGATTTCCGTGCTGGGTGCTTTCAACAGCGGAGGCAATCCGATTGGCCGAAGCTCGACCAGCCAGGACCATTACGAGCTGCAGAACTATACTTCCATGTCTCTGGGCAACCACTTTGTCAGGTTCGGTGGAAGGTTGCGCGGTACAGCGGAGACAGACAACTTTATCCAGAATTTTAACGGCACGTATACGTTTTCATCATTGAATGCGTACCTGACAACCCTGCAGGGATTGGGCCCTGGACCTACCCAGTTTTCTATCAACACCGGAAATCCTCGTACCTCCAATACCTCTGTGGATGCGGGACTGTACGTCGAAGAGGACTGGAAGATACGGCCTGACTTGATGTTCAGCCACGGATTGCGATTTGAGACGCAGAACGATATTCACGACCACGCTGATTTCGCTCCACGCGTCGGTGTTGCCTGGGCTCCAGGTGGTACAAAGAATGCGTCCCCCAAAACTGTACTGCGAGCAGGATTCGGCCTTTTTTACGACCGTTTCGGACAGAACCTGGTATTGCAAGCGCTACGGCAGAATGGCATCAATCAGCAGCAGTTTACTGTAGATTCGTTGACGCCAAATGCTGGAGCAATCCTGGGCTTTTACCCAAACATCCCACCTATCAGCTTGCTTACCAGCACGCCGGCGCTTTCCGTTCGCCATATTGATACCAAGTTGCACGCACCTTACACCATGCAGTTTGCGACCTCAGTTGAACGGCAACTGACTAAAACTGCGAACTTGAGCATTACTTATCTGCACTCGCGAGGCGTCCATCAGCTTCTCTCGCGCAACATCAACACGCCGTTGCCTGGAGCACCCAGCGTCATATATCCGTTAGGTCAACAGGGCAATGTTTATCAATATCAGTCGGAGGGGATTTTCAATCAAAACCAATTGATCACCAGTTTCAATGTGCGCGGAAGAGTACTCTCCCTCTTTGGCTTCTATATGTTGAACTACGCGAAGAGCAACACCTCCGGTGCTGGCAGCTTTCCGTCAAACGAATATGACTTGGGTCAGGACTACGGACGCACAGGGTATGACATTCACCACCGCATCTTCTTCGGCGGCTCTATTTCCATGCCTTACGGATTTCGGCTCAACCCATTCATGGTGGTCAACTCAGGCGCGCCGTTTAACATCTACACGGGAACTGATCTGAACGGCGATTCCGTTATCGGCAATGACAGACCTGCATTCGCCACCAGTGCGACGCTGCAACAAAACTTGGTCCCAACGCGCTTTGGAACGTTTGACCTGAATCCATCTCTCGGCCAGAAGATCATTCCGATTAATTTTGGCACCGAGCCGGCCAGGTATAGCTTGAATACGAGATTGAGTAAGACCTTCGGGTTTGGAGGCAGTTCCAGCCAAGCCAGATCCGGTGGCAACGGTGGCCCTGGTGGAGGCGGTCCGGGCGGTGGCGGTCCGAGGATGGGAGGCGGAGGTGAGGGTCGTGGTGGCGGCGGCGAAGGTATCGGTCGCGGCGGCTTCGGCGGCGGTGGCGGCGGCGGCGGCAGTGAGCAACGTTACAATCTGACCTTCA